A part of Blastopirellula retiformator genomic DNA contains:
- a CDS encoding AAA family ATPase: MSSEPISQDDVAAVQRCEQAYGRIRDELAKVIVGQNDVVEQVLVAMFARGHALLEGVPGLAKTLLISSLSDALHLTFKRIQFTPDLMPSDVTGTEVIQEDPETRQRAYRFLPGPLFANLLLADEINRTPPKTQAAMLEAMQERQVSAGGSVHRLPDPFFVLATQNPLEQEGTYPLPEAQLDRFLLHIKVDYPSGAEEWDIARRVTTNQMGKIQACVSGDEIHAFQDLVRRVPVSDQVLGYAWALIRATRPGQPEAPEFVNKWVAWGAGPRGLLTLVTCAKSRAILYGRYHASVADVQAVAKPALRHRIAGNYAAQANNLSSEDLIGMLLEAIPADKKYERPAA; encoded by the coding sequence ATGAGCAGCGAACCGATTTCGCAGGATGACGTCGCCGCCGTGCAGCGGTGCGAACAGGCGTATGGACGCATTCGTGACGAACTGGCCAAAGTGATCGTCGGGCAAAACGACGTCGTCGAGCAAGTCCTGGTGGCGATGTTCGCTCGCGGACACGCGCTGCTGGAAGGCGTGCCGGGCTTGGCCAAGACGTTGCTGATCAGCTCTTTGTCGGACGCGCTGCATCTGACCTTCAAGCGGATTCAGTTTACGCCAGACTTGATGCCGAGCGACGTGACCGGCACCGAGGTGATTCAGGAAGACCCCGAAACGCGTCAGCGGGCCTATCGCTTTTTGCCGGGGCCGCTGTTCGCCAACCTGCTGTTAGCGGACGAAATCAACCGTACCCCGCCCAAAACGCAGGCCGCGATGCTGGAAGCGATGCAAGAGCGTCAGGTCAGCGCCGGCGGTTCGGTCCATCGGCTGCCTGATCCGTTCTTTGTGCTGGCGACGCAAAACCCGCTAGAGCAAGAAGGCACCTATCCGCTGCCGGAAGCGCAGCTCGACCGTTTTCTGCTGCACATCAAGGTCGACTATCCCAGCGGCGCTGAGGAATGGGATATCGCCCGTCGCGTCACAACCAACCAGATGGGTAAGATCCAGGCCTGCGTTTCGGGGGACGAGATCCACGCGTTCCAAGATCTGGTGCGCCGCGTGCCGGTCAGCGATCAAGTGCTCGGTTACGCGTGGGCATTGATTCGTGCGACTCGTCCTGGCCAGCCCGAAGCGCCGGAGTTTGTCAACAAATGGGTCGCGTGGGGCGCCGGGCCGCGCGGTTTGCTGACGTTGGTGACCTGTGCGAAATCGCGGGCGATCCTGTACGGGCGATATCATGCCAGCGTCGCCGACGTGCAAGCGGTTGCTAAACCGGCGCTGCGGCATCGCATTGCCGGCAACTACGCCGCCCAGGCCAACAACCTGTCGAGCGAAGATTTGATCGGGATGTTGCTGGAAGCGATTCCGGCCGACAAGAAGTACGAACGCCCCGCCGCTTAG
- a CDS encoding DUF58 domain-containing protein: protein MSSSVLARYLDPEVLSRVAGRSIEPRGLVMGNLAGAHRSPASGFAVEFAGHREYVPGDDPKHIDWRVYFTRDKYFIKQYEMETNFTCHLLLDISSSMRYGEGDEQKLLYASRMATILGHSIVRQSDKVSLATFDTHLRGHIRASNSMHQVVKMTQHLDEVDAIEKTNLAQCLSELAERMQRREIVMIFSDFFGELESLEAAIQRLRFSKHEVVLFQVMHHDELYFDMDGMIRFVGLESAEQFLAQPDDLRAGYLEAVGAFNAQLEEIAQRNGCDHVLVDTREDMAGMFADYLNKRMRMPRR, encoded by the coding sequence ATGTCTAGTTCCGTTTTAGCCCGTTATCTCGATCCCGAAGTTCTCAGCCGCGTCGCCGGTCGCAGTATCGAACCGCGCGGCCTGGTGATGGGAAACCTCGCCGGTGCGCACCGTTCGCCCGCGTCTGGTTTCGCCGTTGAGTTCGCCGGGCATCGTGAATACGTCCCTGGCGACGATCCGAAGCATATCGACTGGCGGGTCTATTTCACCCGCGACAAGTACTTCATCAAGCAGTACGAGATGGAGACGAACTTCACGTGCCATCTGCTGCTCGATATCAGTTCTTCGATGCGGTACGGAGAAGGGGACGAACAGAAGCTGCTGTACGCGTCCCGAATGGCGACCATACTGGGGCACAGCATCGTGCGGCAGAGCGACAAGGTTTCGCTGGCGACGTTCGACACGCACCTCCGCGGGCACATCCGGGCCAGCAACTCGATGCACCAGGTGGTCAAGATGACGCAGCACCTGGACGAAGTCGACGCGATCGAGAAGACGAATCTCGCCCAATGCTTAAGCGAACTGGCCGAACGGATGCAGCGCCGCGAGATCGTAATGATCTTTAGCGACTTCTTTGGCGAGCTAGAATCGCTGGAAGCGGCGATCCAGCGGCTGCGGTTTAGCAAGCACGAGGTCGTCTTGTTTCAGGTGATGCACCATGACGAACTCTATTTCGACATGGACGGCATGATCCGGTTTGTGGGGCTTGAATCTGCCGAGCAGTTTTTGGCGCAGCCTGACGATCTGCGAGCCGGCTATCTCGAGGCGGTCGGCGCCTTCAACGCCCAGTTGGAAGAGATCGCTCAGCGAAACGGCTGCGACCACGTGTTGGTCGACACCCGCGAAGATATGGCCGGCATGTTCGCCGACTATCTCAACAAGCGAATGCGAATGCCGCGCCGTTAA